The following proteins are co-located in the Paludibaculum fermentans genome:
- a CDS encoding hydantoinase B/oxoprolinase family protein, with translation MKRPDPIELEFFRQLLVSIPEEMGVVLRKTAFSANIKERRDYSCAVYDAQARTIAMGDHMPVHLGAMPLSVEHVLRQFDLRPGDVAVVNDPFAGGTHLPDITAVAGVFPDQSRPAAFYVAARAHHSDVGGMSPGSMPLAREIYQEGLRLPPILLVREGKLDDGLMRLILANVRTPDEREGDLLAQWMAMERGAARLTEAVARYGLPRLNANVTALADYAQRRMTAALKSLPAGCYRFEDSLDEGVTIRASITISDGRATVDFSGTDPQVAGPVNANYAVTLSAVFYVFRCLLDGDVPANAGLLRPITVVAPAGSVVNANPPAAMAAGNVETSQRITDVLLGALSTAAPQLIPAASQGTMNNLSFGGDGFAWYETIAGGMGAAQNCDGQSAVHTHMTNSWNTPIEAFEHSHPVRVRAYHVRRGSGGAGRHRGGDGIVREIEFLAPADVTILADRRVRPPYGLDGGQPGALGRTLLRTGGKSRVLAGKIRLDVQPGDLLRIETPGGGGFGLE, from the coding sequence GTGAAGCGACCCGATCCCATTGAGCTCGAGTTCTTCCGCCAGCTTCTCGTCTCCATCCCCGAGGAGATGGGTGTCGTGCTGCGCAAGACCGCCTTCTCGGCCAATATCAAGGAACGCCGCGACTACTCCTGCGCCGTCTACGACGCCCAGGCCCGCACCATCGCCATGGGCGACCACATGCCCGTGCACCTGGGCGCCATGCCGCTCAGCGTGGAGCACGTCCTGCGCCAGTTCGACCTCCGGCCCGGCGACGTCGCCGTCGTGAACGATCCCTTCGCCGGCGGCACCCACCTGCCCGACATCACCGCCGTCGCCGGCGTCTTCCCCGATCAGTCCAGGCCCGCCGCGTTCTACGTCGCCGCCCGCGCCCACCATTCCGATGTCGGCGGCATGAGCCCCGGCTCCATGCCTCTGGCGCGCGAGATCTACCAGGAAGGCCTGCGCCTCCCCCCCATCCTGCTGGTGAGGGAAGGCAAGCTGGACGACGGGCTCATGCGCCTGATCCTGGCCAACGTCCGCACGCCGGACGAACGCGAAGGCGACCTGCTCGCCCAGTGGATGGCCATGGAACGCGGCGCGGCCCGGCTCACCGAGGCTGTCGCCCGCTACGGCCTGCCCCGCCTGAACGCCAATGTCACGGCCCTGGCCGATTACGCCCAGCGCCGCATGACCGCCGCCCTGAAGTCGCTGCCGGCGGGCTGCTACCGGTTTGAGGATTCCCTCGACGAGGGCGTCACTATCCGCGCCTCCATCACCATTTCAGACGGGCGAGCCACGGTCGATTTCAGCGGCACGGATCCGCAGGTGGCCGGCCCGGTCAACGCCAACTACGCCGTCACCCTATCCGCCGTCTTCTACGTCTTCCGCTGCCTGCTGGACGGCGACGTACCCGCCAACGCCGGCCTGCTGCGGCCCATCACCGTCGTCGCGCCGGCCGGTTCCGTGGTGAACGCCAACCCTCCGGCGGCCATGGCGGCCGGCAACGTCGAAACCTCCCAGCGCATCACGGATGTCCTGCTGGGCGCCCTGTCCACTGCCGCTCCGCAACTCATCCCCGCCGCTTCGCAGGGCACCATGAACAACCTCAGCTTCGGCGGCGACGGCTTCGCCTGGTACGAGACCATCGCCGGCGGCATGGGCGCGGCTCAGAACTGCGACGGGCAGAGCGCCGTGCACACCCACATGACCAACTCCTGGAACACGCCGATAGAGGCCTTCGAGCACAGCCACCCCGTCCGTGTCCGTGCTTATCACGTCCGCCGCGGCTCCGGCGGCGCGGGCCGTCATCGCGGCGGAGACGGCATCGTCCGCGAAATCGAGTTCCTGGCGCCGGCCGATGTCACCATCCTGGCCGATCGCCGCGTTCGCCCACCCTACGGTCTGGATGGCGGACAACCCGGAGCCCTGGGCCGCACCCTCCTCCGCACAGGAGGGAAATCCCGGGTTCTCGCCGGCAAAATCCGCCTGGACGTCCAACCCGGCGATCTCCTCAGAATCGAAACCCCGGGCGGCGGCGGCTTCGGGCTAGAATAG
- a CDS encoding DMT family transporter: protein MPQESYRFSHRQSVGLVFLCTLFGVAAQYFIKSSGSGLSVLTLHALITNFPLWAGLSLYGISTCLLILALRDGELSLLYPVISLTYVWVSILSVAVFHEKMNIYKIAGIATICLGVALLGKGKSK, encoded by the coding sequence GTGCCCCAAGAGTCTTACCGTTTCTCCCACAGGCAATCCGTGGGCCTTGTCTTCCTGTGCACTCTGTTTGGAGTGGCCGCCCAGTATTTCATCAAGAGCAGTGGCTCGGGCTTGAGCGTCCTCACCCTCCACGCCCTCATCACCAACTTTCCTCTGTGGGCGGGACTCAGCCTGTACGGCATCAGCACCTGCCTGCTCATCCTGGCCCTGCGGGATGGCGAGTTGTCGCTGCTTTACCCGGTCATCTCGCTCACGTACGTCTGGGTGAGCATCCTCTCGGTGGCCGTCTTCCACGAGAAGATGAACATCTACAAGATCGCCGGCATCGCCACAATCTGCCTGGGCGTTGCCCTGCTCGGGAAGGGGAAGAGCAAATGA
- a CDS encoding DMT family transporter has protein sequence MTATPLSSILLVFTASFIGSFGAVFLKWGAGRLHRDLKSLIYNWRLAVGIALYLLSFVFYYLGLRVGELSVLYPMVALGYVWTVVWSRFFFGEPFSPRKIGGLLLIVCGVALLKLGN, from the coding sequence ATGACGGCCACCCCCCTCTCGTCCATCCTGCTCGTCTTCACCGCCAGCTTCATTGGCAGCTTCGGCGCCGTGTTTCTGAAGTGGGGCGCCGGACGGCTGCATCGCGACCTCAAGTCGCTGATCTACAACTGGCGTCTCGCCGTCGGCATCGCCCTCTACCTGCTTTCGTTCGTCTTCTATTACCTGGGCCTGCGCGTCGGCGAATTGAGCGTGCTCTACCCGATGGTCGCCCTCGGCTACGTCTGGACGGTGGTCTGGTCCCGATTCTTCTTCGGCGAACCCTTCTCACCGCGCAAGATCGGCGGCCTGCTTCTCATCGTCTGCGGCGTGGCCCTGCTCAAGCTGGGCAATTGA
- a CDS encoding hybrid sensor histidine kinase/response regulator: MISAFQLWGRKRTRVIVVSGLGLAVAVAAAGFFLQRRSTAPAPVVCIIGTDNAFPYHYIGRSGKAEGMIAEVVNEAARRAGIRLDWRLRVEGPTLALGDKKVQVWPLLSYRPDFWPAFHLTRPYLQNTYVLLTRDPELATPAGEQRLRKIALANLPLIKSLAGKEFPNAEIVGTKNREEALSTLCRGQVEATLMESRAAQRAALVRPPDCGNVELHSIGLDLPASQLGLASTKESAELADRLRLEIDGMLSDGTMARLLRRWNYYYSGEAETMYRAQEAYSARRLSLMLAAVLGLLSILLYFALVRMRRAKRAAQAANAAKSQFLANMSHEIRTPLHGILGLSQILADTPLQSEQKDLLDMMQNSGQVLVGIVDDLLDLSRIERGRLVVQSRPMQPAGLIRDTVRVFEPQANAKRVRLAVEGLDSLPAVALGDQVRIRQVLSNLISNALKFTSNGEVRVSVTSDSGEPAPMARITVTDTGIGIAPEKQARIFEKFVQADSSIGRRFGGTGLGLAIAKQLVEAMRGTIGLSSVEGSGASFWFTVPLPPSLAKLNGTTPPMHGQLCLPAPHENQPAARILLAEDNAVNQRIAKRLIERAGHQVTIVNDGESAIRRWREAEFDAVFMDCQMPGIDGYEATGEIRRLEKGLRRTPIIALTAAAMGGERERCLSAGMDDYLAKPIDLAEFSRVLASWVEPRTAFRNSVPPPESAVLSGTGDRTPDEDA; this comes from the coding sequence ATGATTTCCGCTTTCCAGTTGTGGGGCCGCAAGCGCACACGCGTTATCGTTGTCTCGGGGCTCGGCCTGGCTGTCGCAGTGGCCGCCGCAGGCTTCTTCCTCCAACGCCGGAGCACCGCTCCAGCGCCGGTGGTGTGTATCATCGGCACCGACAACGCCTTTCCCTACCACTACATAGGCCGCTCCGGGAAGGCGGAGGGCATGATCGCCGAGGTCGTGAACGAGGCGGCGCGGCGTGCGGGCATCCGTCTGGACTGGCGGTTGCGGGTAGAGGGACCGACCTTGGCCCTCGGCGACAAAAAGGTACAGGTTTGGCCGCTTCTATCTTACCGGCCGGACTTCTGGCCCGCCTTTCATCTCACCCGGCCCTACCTCCAGAACACCTACGTGCTGCTGACACGGGACCCGGAACTGGCGACTCCAGCCGGAGAGCAGCGGCTGAGGAAGATTGCCCTGGCGAACCTCCCCCTGATCAAATCGCTGGCCGGCAAGGAATTCCCGAACGCTGAGATCGTCGGCACGAAGAACCGGGAAGAGGCGCTCTCCACCCTCTGCCGGGGCCAGGTGGAGGCCACCCTCATGGAATCGCGCGCCGCTCAACGCGCGGCGCTGGTGCGCCCGCCGGATTGCGGCAATGTCGAACTGCATTCCATAGGGCTCGACCTGCCTGCCTCACAGCTTGGGCTGGCGTCCACCAAGGAGAGTGCGGAACTGGCAGACCGGTTGCGGCTGGAAATCGACGGCATGCTCTCCGATGGCACCATGGCCCGTCTCCTGCGCCGCTGGAACTACTACTACAGCGGAGAAGCGGAGACCATGTACCGCGCCCAGGAGGCCTATTCCGCCCGCCGCCTCTCTTTGATGCTGGCCGCCGTACTCGGCCTGCTCTCCATCCTGCTCTACTTCGCCTTGGTGAGGATGCGCCGGGCCAAGCGGGCCGCGCAGGCGGCCAATGCCGCCAAATCGCAGTTCCTGGCGAACATGAGCCATGAGATCCGCACGCCGCTGCACGGCATCCTTGGGTTGTCGCAGATCCTGGCGGACACGCCGCTGCAATCCGAACAGAAGGACCTGCTCGACATGATGCAGAATTCCGGCCAGGTCCTGGTCGGGATTGTCGACGACCTGCTGGATCTGTCGCGCATTGAACGGGGCCGGCTGGTGGTTCAGTCCCGGCCGATGCAGCCGGCCGGCCTCATTCGCGACACCGTGCGCGTGTTTGAGCCGCAAGCGAACGCCAAGCGGGTGCGCCTGGCCGTGGAGGGGCTGGACAGCCTGCCGGCCGTCGCGCTGGGCGATCAGGTGCGAATCCGCCAGGTGCTCAGCAATCTGATCTCAAATGCACTGAAGTTTACTTCCAACGGTGAGGTCCGCGTGAGCGTGACGTCCGATTCCGGCGAGCCCGCTCCGATGGCCAGGATCACGGTGACGGACACCGGCATCGGCATCGCGCCGGAAAAGCAGGCCAGGATCTTCGAGAAGTTCGTCCAGGCCGACAGCAGCATCGGACGCCGGTTTGGCGGCACCGGGCTGGGGCTGGCCATCGCCAAACAACTGGTGGAGGCCATGCGTGGCACCATCGGCCTGTCCAGCGTCGAGGGTAGCGGCGCAAGCTTCTGGTTCACCGTTCCGCTGCCGCCTTCCCTGGCGAAGCTGAATGGGACCACGCCGCCCATGCACGGGCAACTGTGCCTGCCGGCCCCGCACGAGAACCAACCCGCAGCCCGCATCCTGTTGGCCGAGGACAACGCCGTGAACCAGCGCATCGCAAAGCGGCTGATCGAGCGTGCCGGCCATCAGGTGACCATCGTCAATGACGGCGAAAGCGCCATCAGGAGGTGGCGCGAGGCCGAGTTCGACGCGGTCTTCATGGATTGCCAGATGCCCGGCATTGATGGCTACGAGGCGACCGGCGAGATCCGAAGGCTGGAAAAGGGCTTGCGGCGCACGCCGATTATCGCCCTCACCGCCGCCGCCATGGGCGGAGAGCGCGAGCGCTGTCTGAGCGCCGGGATGGACGACTACCTTGCGAAACCCATCGACCTGGCGGAATTCAGCCGGGTCCTGGCATCGTGGGTCGAGCCCCGGACCGCCTTCCGCAACTCCGTTCCGCCGCCAGAATCAGCGGTTCTCAGCGGCACGGGCGACCGAACGCCCGATGAGGATGCCTGA
- a CDS encoding phosphatase PAP2 family protein: MRHWSVLLSLGLAGLTAFAQTPLDTPTDPEPEPAPPAVAAQPSPQPGNPATRFLRDVTADQKRIWTSPFHMTQRQFWTIAVPLVGGTVGLKALDRRISDSLPNTADQILWSGRVSRIGSGYGLAVGAGVTTLVGHYGHEPAATSMGRAGVEALASGLLVTYATKWVFWRERPDAPGGRGSLWSGGSSFPSGHTLSSFAVATAIAQNRKCPKWVAVTLYGVATAVSLSRVSSRRHFSADIYFGAFSGILIGRSVARAAENR; the protein is encoded by the coding sequence ATGCGCCACTGGTCCGTGCTGCTTTCTCTTGGTTTGGCGGGCCTTACCGCTTTCGCACAGACGCCGCTGGACACGCCCACGGATCCTGAGCCGGAACCGGCTCCGCCTGCCGTGGCGGCGCAGCCCAGCCCACAACCCGGCAACCCGGCCACCCGCTTCCTGCGCGACGTGACCGCGGATCAGAAACGCATCTGGACCTCGCCCTTCCACATGACGCAGCGGCAGTTCTGGACCATTGCCGTGCCGTTGGTGGGTGGGACCGTGGGCCTGAAAGCGCTGGACCGGCGCATCAGCGACTCTTTGCCGAATACGGCCGACCAGATTCTCTGGAGCGGCCGGGTGTCTCGGATCGGGTCAGGCTACGGCTTGGCCGTGGGCGCCGGAGTGACCACCCTGGTGGGCCACTATGGCCACGAACCCGCTGCCACCTCCATGGGCCGGGCCGGCGTGGAAGCGCTCGCGAGCGGACTGCTGGTGACCTATGCGACGAAGTGGGTGTTCTGGCGCGAGCGGCCCGATGCGCCGGGCGGGCGCGGCAGCCTGTGGAGCGGCGGATCGAGCTTTCCGTCCGGACACACGTTGAGTTCCTTTGCGGTGGCGACGGCCATCGCGCAGAACCGGAAATGTCCGAAGTGGGTGGCTGTGACGCTGTACGGCGTGGCGACGGCGGTCAGCCTCTCCCGCGTGTCCTCGAGGCGGCACTTCTCGGCCGACATCTATTTCGGTGCGTTCTCAGGCATCCTCATCGGGCGTTCGGTCGCCCGTGCCGCTGAGAACCGCTGA
- a CDS encoding BamA/TamA family outer membrane protein encodes MIRNVTLITLLGARIVFAQAVAPAPPESREEEIAQEQAKKAESLKKPQLEKGEALFDKYFNSALRGILAPKVGLGVRMGGLVTGSGFAAGVLYNRPDLLHENLIFRASLAGSLKKYWAGATELSLPHLAGERIRASFFARHSDAPRNPYYGSGPNSKEGDRTYFREEDTSFDGRLSWRPDRRNWDVGMYAGYLRVNVGPGTNKEYPSSDTLFPPSMAPGIQQQTNFVRYGPFAQVDFRDNPGNPHRGGNYVARLLNYDDQNGRGYSFRRFDGWTEQYFPFFNEKRVIALRALTELSWTDRGNVVPFYLQSTLGDANDLRGYKLFRYRDNNSILLSSEYRWEVAPGLDMALFVDAGRVFSHPSQISLDNLRYTGGFGFRAKTRDTVVLRLDTGFSREGWMIWFKFDNAFSREIFRYLF; translated from the coding sequence TTGATTAGAAACGTAACACTCATCACTCTCCTGGGCGCCCGAATTGTGTTCGCACAAGCCGTAGCCCCGGCACCACCCGAATCGCGGGAGGAGGAGATCGCCCAAGAGCAGGCGAAGAAGGCCGAAAGCCTGAAGAAGCCCCAGCTCGAGAAGGGTGAGGCCCTCTTCGACAAATACTTCAACTCGGCGCTGCGCGGAATTCTCGCTCCCAAGGTGGGCTTAGGTGTCCGCATGGGCGGCCTGGTGACGGGCTCGGGCTTCGCCGCGGGCGTATTGTACAACCGCCCCGACCTACTGCACGAAAACCTGATCTTCCGCGCCTCTCTCGCGGGCAGCCTCAAGAAATACTGGGCTGGCGCAACGGAACTGTCCCTGCCGCACCTGGCGGGCGAGCGCATCCGCGCCAGTTTCTTTGCACGGCACTCCGACGCGCCGCGCAATCCTTATTACGGCTCCGGCCCGAATTCGAAGGAAGGCGACCGTACCTACTTCCGGGAAGAAGACACCTCGTTCGACGGGCGCCTCTCCTGGCGGCCGGACCGCCGCAACTGGGACGTCGGCATGTACGCCGGCTACCTGCGGGTGAATGTGGGCCCGGGCACGAATAAGGAGTACCCCTCCTCCGACACGCTCTTCCCGCCCTCCATGGCGCCGGGCATCCAGCAGCAGACCAACTTTGTCCGCTATGGGCCTTTCGCCCAGGTGGATTTCCGGGACAATCCGGGCAATCCGCATCGCGGCGGCAACTATGTGGCGCGCCTGCTCAACTACGACGACCAGAACGGGCGAGGCTACAGCTTTCGCCGCTTTGACGGCTGGACGGAGCAGTACTTCCCGTTCTTCAACGAAAAGCGCGTGATCGCACTGCGGGCCCTGACGGAGCTCAGTTGGACGGACCGCGGCAATGTGGTGCCGTTCTACCTGCAGTCGACCCTGGGTGATGCAAACGACCTGCGCGGCTACAAGCTGTTCCGGTACCGCGACAACAACAGCATCCTGCTCTCGTCGGAGTACCGCTGGGAAGTGGCTCCGGGCCTGGACATGGCGCTGTTCGTGGATGCCGGCCGGGTCTTCTCGCATCCCAGCCAGATCAGCCTGGATAATTTGCGATACACGGGCGGCTTCGGTTTCCGGGCCAAAACACGCGACACGGTGGTGCTGCGGCTGGATACAGGATTCAGCCGCGAAGGTTGGATGATATGGTTCAAATTCGACAACGCTTTCTCGCGCGAAATCTTCCGCTACTTGTTCTAG
- a CDS encoding CCA tRNA nucleotidyltransferase, producing the protein MSDYMFILESHLSAEQNTVLASVQSAAAEANLSLFLTGGAMRDMLGGFPIRDLDFTVEGPALKLAKNMVKSGIAEIVSIDEHRKMVDVRFPNGVRSEISMARQEKYGKPGAKPQITPATVHEDLRGRDFTINAIALSLNRASRGLMIDPTNGASDLERKELRAISNYSLYDDPVRLLRLIRFKARLGFTIDERTLQQFKNAREAGMEKYIPGRALFSELRQIALESSPYDILKELEDHDMLKLFSPALAGPKLNAAAFQKITKSKAMIPFGAGFTVDWYGLSMYCMTQLLSVKERAQLIETTKMTKEEADPWQKLEARAKKLESILKSAKLSRASHVYDVLKKAPGEETLLLFLKSTERSVQDRIKNHFTKYLATAMDVTDAEVTQATGLEPGSPKFAKAKDDRINAHLDGRIRKPVPPPEPEPAPAPPPKGMVRGSRFR; encoded by the coding sequence ATGAGCGATTACATGTTCATTCTGGAGAGCCACCTCAGCGCGGAACAAAACACCGTGCTGGCGTCAGTGCAATCCGCGGCGGCCGAGGCGAACCTGAGCCTGTTCCTGACAGGCGGCGCCATGCGCGATATGCTCGGCGGCTTCCCCATCCGGGACCTCGACTTCACCGTCGAGGGTCCGGCCCTGAAGCTGGCCAAGAACATGGTCAAAAGCGGCATCGCGGAGATCGTCTCCATTGATGAGCACCGCAAAATGGTCGACGTGCGCTTTCCGAACGGCGTCAGGTCGGAAATCAGCATGGCCCGGCAGGAAAAGTACGGCAAACCCGGGGCCAAGCCCCAGATCACGCCGGCAACCGTCCACGAAGACCTGCGCGGCCGCGATTTCACCATCAACGCCATCGCCCTCTCGCTCAACCGCGCCTCGCGCGGCCTCATGATCGACCCCACGAACGGCGCGTCCGACCTGGAACGCAAGGAACTGCGGGCGATCTCCAACTATTCCCTCTACGACGACCCGGTCCGGCTGCTCCGCCTCATCCGTTTCAAAGCGCGGCTGGGCTTCACTATCGACGAACGCACCCTGCAGCAGTTCAAAAACGCGCGCGAGGCCGGCATGGAGAAGTACATTCCCGGCCGGGCCCTGTTCTCCGAATTGCGCCAGATCGCCCTCGAATCCAGCCCCTACGACATCCTCAAGGAACTCGAGGATCACGACATGCTGAAGCTGTTCAGCCCGGCGCTGGCCGGACCCAAGCTGAACGCCGCCGCCTTCCAGAAGATCACCAAGAGCAAGGCCATGATCCCGTTCGGGGCCGGCTTCACCGTGGATTGGTATGGGCTCTCCATGTACTGCATGACGCAGTTGCTCTCAGTGAAAGAGCGGGCTCAGCTCATCGAAACCACGAAGATGACCAAGGAAGAGGCCGATCCCTGGCAGAAGCTCGAGGCGCGGGCCAAGAAACTGGAATCGATTCTCAAATCGGCGAAGCTCTCCCGGGCATCGCATGTATACGACGTCCTGAAGAAGGCGCCAGGAGAAGAGACCCTGCTGCTTTTCCTGAAATCGACCGAACGGTCGGTGCAGGACCGCATCAAGAACCACTTCACCAAATACCTGGCGACCGCGATGGACGTGACGGATGCCGAGGTGACCCAGGCCACGGGGCTGGAGCCCGGCAGTCCGAAGTTTGCCAAGGCCAAGGATGACAGGATCAACGCGCACCTGGACGGACGCATCCGGAAACCAGTACCCCCACCGGAACCCGAGCCCGCTCCGGCACCCCCCCCAAAGGGTATGGTCCGGGGATCGCGGTTCCGCTAA